GCGCTCGTTCCCGTCGACGTAAAGGGTGCGGCTGCCATTGGGGATCGCGGGGGTAGGCGCGGCGGGGGTGAGGAGCACGTCGTGGTGCTCGAAGAACGCCGTCCACGCGGCGCGTTGGCGGGCGCGTTCTTCGTTCGCATTCAGCCAGGAGCGGTGGGCCTGGGTGCGGTGGCGCAGAAAGGTGGCTCGGGGGGAGGTGTCATCGTCGGCTAGGTGATGTGCGCTGGTCTGGTCCGCCGTGAAATCGACGTCGGTGCCAGCGAGCGAGGCGTTGGCGTAGAGAAGTTGCTCGAAGAGCGTCGACGACGCCGTGAAATCGACGGGGCCAGCAGTGCGGGTGACGCGTGTCCCGGTGGCGGTCAGTCGACGGGTGAGTTGTTCAAGGGTTTCGGCAGTGGCGTCGTCGACGGGGCAGGCGGGGTCGTTCGGCCAGATGGCGATGCGGAAGTCGTCCAGGTCTTGGGGTGGTGCAGGCAGGTTCAGGCGCCACGGTGTGCGCTCGTCCGGGACCGGTCTGGTGAGGGCGGTGAGCATGAGGGCCAGGTCGCGGGGGTGGCGGGCCAGCGGGCCTGGGGTGAGCATGTCGCTCGTGGTCAGCCAGCCAGGTGGGCGGGGAATGTGCCCTCGGGCGGGGACGAGTCCCTGCGTCGGGCGCAGGGCGTAGGTGCCGCAGTAGTGGGCGGGAAGGCGCAGCGAGCCGGCGAGGTCGCTTCCCAGCTCGAGGGGGGTCAGTGCGGCCGCGACGGCTGCCGCAGCTCCACCGGAGGAGCCGCCGGGGGTGCGGGTGGGATCGTGCGGGTTGCGGGTGGCTCCGAAGAGCGTGTTGTCGGTGTGGAGGTCCTGGCAGTGGGCGGGGACGTTGGTCTTGCCCATGATCACGGCTCCGGCATGCCGGAGCCGTGCGACCGCGTCGGCGTCGTGCGTGGGGGTGTGGTGGCGCAGTTCTTCGGCCCCGCACGTGGTGCGCAGTCCGGCCGTTTCGAAGGAGTCCTTGATGGTGAGCGGAAGTCCGTCGATGTTGCCGGTGGACTGACCCCGTGCACGGCGGTCGTCCGAGGCGTCGGCTGCCTGGCGGGCCGCGTCGATGTCCAGGGTGACGACGGCGTTGATGGCGCTGGCCTGGATCCGCTGGTGGTGGAGCTCCAGCAGTTCGCGGCTGGAGATGCGGCGCCGGTTCAGAGCAGCGAGCTGGGCGTGGGCCGGGAGGGCTGTGTAGTCGGTGGTCACCGGATGATGTCCTCGGGGGCGGACCGCTCGCGCCGGGCGTAGTGCCGGGCGACGGCGGTCAGGACGGTGAGGTCCTCGATGGGGTGGGAAGACTTCATGTTCTTGTCAGCGAAGTCGGTCAATTGAGCCGGTTGCGTGCCTTGGGTGTGGGCGGTCAGAGCGGCGCGGATCTGGTCAGCGCTCGTCGCCGCATGGAGTTCGTTACCCGTAAGCCCGGCAGCCCGGTGTCGTCGTTCGCTGGCTGTGCGCACGTCGTGGTCAAGGTAGGGACGGACGGCTGTCTGCCCGTCACGGATCTCCACCACGCGGCGGTAGACCTGGAAGGAGATCCCCTGCGAGGGCAGACGGTCGCCAGCAGCCCTGTCGTTGGGGGTGAGGGCGATTTCGGGTACGGCTCGGTGGAAAGCGACCCACAGCGGATACAACTGGCGGTGTGCCCGTCGCAGGCCGATCCCGTAGGCAGTGCGCTGCACTTGGGCGGTGATGGTGGGGACGAGCCAGCCGACGAGGGTGAGGATGGTGCCGATGTCGCCGCAGATCCAGGCGAAGTCCTCCCAGCCGGCCAGTGAGGTTCCGAGGGCGGCGGCGATCACGTTCCCGATGCGGACGGCGCTGTAGCCGAGAGTGACAGCCGCGCCGATGGAGACGATGCGCAGGCCGATACAGACGGCCGTTCGGGGGCTGCGGCCAGCCAGGCGCCAGCACGCCACGGCGAGGTAGAGCTCGGCGAAGGTGTAGGCGCTGATGTAGAGGGTCAAGTAGGTCGCGTAGATGTTGTCGTGCGCGTAGTAGAGGGTGAAGTCCGTCGGCCGCTGAACGGCGGGCGTCAGCAGGAAGAAGAGGACGAACAACCCGCTGATGACGGCGAGGCCGGCGCCGAGCCAGTACCGCGACATTCGACGTGCCCGGTCGGCGGACGAACCCCAGTGGCTGAGGACGACCTGCTGGCAGGCCAGTAGTGCCACCACGCAGCTCTGGGCCAGCGGCACAGCGAGGTTCCGCGTGCCGAGAGTGTCATCGATGGCCCGCCACATGGAGCTGATCGAGAACAGGAAGCTCAGCGCCGAGAGCAGGTAGACGGCAGTCAGCGCCGCCCATGCGGTGTCCCTGCGCCGGGCGGGGAGGTCTCTGAGCAGGAAGGCGAGGCCGACCAGCGCCATGGTCAGGCTGATCGGATGCAGGAGGTCCTTCACCGGTCGGCCCCTCTGCGGCTGAGAAGGGTATGGGCCACCCGCTCCTGTATGTCGTCACCCGTCGGAGACGCGGTGCGCAGACGGTGTTCGATGACGCGGCCGGAGAGGTAAGAGGCGAGGAGTTCGGCGTCGTGCTCCTCGGTCTCCTCGTAGCTGCTGCGCCCGAGCATCATCTCGACCATGTCCGGGTCGAGCAGCGGCGCGATGTCCTTCGCTTCCACCTCGGGCGACGGGCCGCGTTCGTGGTGGCCGAGAAACAGGTGGGCCAGCTCGTGGCCGATGACGTGGTCCTGGTGGGCGCGGCTGGTCCGCGGGTCGAAGAAGATGTGGAAGGCGCTCCGGGTGACGTACGTGACGCCGCAGCGCCGGCCTGGAACGGTTTCCGCCGCCTCGATGTGCACCGTGCGCCCTGTCCGGCGAGTCACTTCGTGCCGGAGGTCACGGACGCTTGCGACCTGAGGGAGTTTCAAATCCGCCAAGAGGCTCGGTTGTTGGCGAGGAGACGACCACATGCTTCTCTCTGTTTCTCGTTCTTCTGAGTCCATTTGACAGGGTGTCACTCTGGCTCTGGAGGGAGCCCTTCGAGTTCTCTCACCCTGTCAACTTCCTTGAGCACTTGGGCAAAACCGTCTTCGGAAAGACCGATCATCCGATAGAAGACGTGCTCGATGCCTGCCTGCTTTGACTTGACTGCAGCAAACTGACGGATTGCTTCGGTCGCGACGTCGTCGTCATCGAAGAAGACGGGCGGGAATCCAAATGCCCTGGCCAGCCACGCCTTGGTCTCCGGGGACGGGTTGGCGCGCTTCCCGGTGCGCAGCAGCGAGATGTACGAGTCGGAGAGCGAGCCTCCGAAGCCCGCGATCCGCGCGGCCACTTCTTTGTTGCTGTAGACCCCCCGCCGGGGTGGGTGGACGTGCTCGAACAGCCAGTTCAGCCGTTCGCGGAACACGACCCCTTCATCTCCGGACGATCGCCCCGTGATGTCACTCATGATCAACTTCCCCTATATCCGACCCTTGCGACACCACCACCGTACGCCATCGTTGACTGGTGTTGACTGGGGCTCCCCCGGTATGAAAAGTTCTCCACCGTCGGCATCCTCCTGTTCGTATTGAAAGCTCGTTCCCATGGGACACGTATTCACATGCGCAATAAGTTCAATAGAGTGACGAGAGACACAGCCGCGGCAGACTTCACCGTCCTTTCACAGACGAGTCACGCCGCGTGCGAAAGCTCTGATAAAGCTCAAGTTCGAGCAGTTTCGAGGATTACTTGAGATTCGGAATCTGCCGCACTCGATGTCACTTCGCGCTTCCAGTCAGGACGCGGATGCTGCCAGATTCCAAGCATTACGAGCAGCTGCGGCAACGGCAGTTCGAGGGCTTCGGTGGCTACAGCTCCGCACCAGGCGGCGATCACGGGATTCAGTGGTCACGTCACGGTCTGCAACCAGTACAGAGTTTGAGAACCAACTCTGGATCTTGACGCGGGGGCGTGCGTATGTTCGTCGTCGCTCGGGCACCCCGCCCGCGACGACAGACGCAAGGAGCAAGTACTGAACGGACCGAGAAGGTCCTGTAACAGCGACGGCGCCCGCGAGCGGGAACTCGCGGACGCCGAACGCTAAGCGGCGTAGCCGCCCCGGCAAGGGCGGCGACTGCCCATCATCACCACGCTGAGTCCTTCCAGGGGCGCGCCAGCGTGGCAACACTGCAAAGGGGAGTATCGCATGCCTCCTGCCCTGCGCAAAGGGCCCTTTAGCCTGGCCTGCGCGGCAGCCACCTCCGCCTCGGCGCATCAGCGCTCCCAGTCGGAGCACACCATCCGAGCCCTCGCGGACCACTGGCTCCGCCCGCTCACAGGGAGCGGCCGATGAGCAGGGAAGCTCGCGAATGGGTGTGGGAGCACAGCTCCAGCAGGGGGACCGCGCGTCTGGTCCTGCTGTCGATCGCCGATCGGGTGGCCGACGAGCAGTGCGTCTCCTGGGCCTCGCTCTCCAGCCTGGCAAAGCGCACGCGCGCCTCCGTCTCCACAGTGCGTGCGGCCATCGACCGGCTGGTCCGCT
This genomic stretch from Streptomyces deccanensis harbors:
- a CDS encoding secondary metabolite protein yields the protein MTRRTGRTVHIEAAETVPGRRCGVTYVTRSAFHIFFDPRTSRAHQDHVIGHELAHLFLGHHERGPSPEVEAKDIAPLLDPDMVEMMLGRSSYEETEEHDAELLASYLSGRVIEHRLRTASPTGDDIQERVAHTLLSRRGADR
- a CDS encoding amidase family protein is translated as MTTDYTALPAHAQLAALNRRRISSRELLELHHQRIQASAINAVVTLDIDAARQAADASDDRRARGQSTGNIDGLPLTIKDSFETAGLRTTCGAEELRHHTPTHDADAVARLRHAGAVIMGKTNVPAHCQDLHTDNTLFGATRNPHDPTRTPGGSSGGAAAAVAAALTPLELGSDLAGSLRLPAHYCGTYALRPTQGLVPARGHIPRPPGWLTTSDMLTPGPLARHPRDLALMLTALTRPVPDERTPWRLNLPAPPQDLDDFRIAIWPNDPACPVDDATAETLEQLTRRLTATGTRVTRTAGPVDFTASSTLFEQLLYANASLAGTDVDFTADQTSAHHLADDDTSPRATFLRHRTQAHRSWLNANEERARQRAAWTAFFEHHDVLLTPAAPTPAIPNGSRTLYVDGNERSFFDQTGWTNLISHVGLPAAIAPVGTDGHGKPIAVQIIGAPYADRTVLAMAEHLATITVYTE
- a CDS encoding helix-turn-helix domain-containing protein, yielding MSDITGRSSGDEGVVFRERLNWLFEHVHPPRRGVYSNKEVAARIAGFGGSLSDSYISLLRTGKRANPSPETKAWLARAFGFPPVFFDDDDVATEAIRQFAAVKSKQAGIEHVFYRMIGLSEDGFAQVLKEVDRVRELEGLPPEPE
- a CDS encoding MAB_1171c family putative transporter, translated to MKDLLHPISLTMALVGLAFLLRDLPARRRDTAWAALTAVYLLSALSFLFSISSMWRAIDDTLGTRNLAVPLAQSCVVALLACQQVVLSHWGSSADRARRMSRYWLGAGLAVISGLFVLFFLLTPAVQRPTDFTLYYAHDNIYATYLTLYISAYTFAELYLAVACWRLAGRSPRTAVCIGLRIVSIGAAVTLGYSAVRIGNVIAAALGTSLAGWEDFAWICGDIGTILTLVGWLVPTITAQVQRTAYGIGLRRAHRQLYPLWVAFHRAVPEIALTPNDRAAGDRLPSQGISFQVYRRVVEIRDGQTAVRPYLDHDVRTASERRHRAAGLTGNELHAATSADQIRAALTAHTQGTQPAQLTDFADKNMKSSHPIEDLTVLTAVARHYARRERSAPEDIIR